A stretch of Castanea sativa cultivar Marrone di Chiusa Pesio chromosome 2, ASM4071231v1 DNA encodes these proteins:
- the LOC142623811 gene encoding nuclear transport factor 2-like, producing the protein MATPFPIPVTAAQVGTYFVGQYYQVLQNQPDFVHQFYSEASTMIRIDGNNRDTASAMLQIHALVMSLSYTGIEIKTAHSLESWNGGVLVMVSGSVQVKDFSGKRKFVETFFLAPQEKGYFVLNDIFHFIDDEPVLHHPAVILAQSNLESKLNAPTTIPDPVSNYLLGGEVQSREFMSPIEVNENGPVDNYSYSEQRLQHVPESEHILENDAAESNGLLQNTVNAVQDHLLPNAEEPIGEPQKHTYASILRVAKGQPTQAVASQPSANKSIPLTSEWDHASQPTTQQSNFSSNAYERSVAEAAEEVPIMEDEGEIRSVYVRNLPPTVSASEIEEEFKNFGTLSDEGVVVRSRKDVGVCYAFVEFEDMTGVQNAIKAGSLQIAGRQVYIEERRPNSNIPSRGARRGRGRGIYQSDAPRGRFGSRSYGRGSGYDVGDRDYNRLRGNGFYRPGPRPDRGFSGQQVSRSGHNPSEPFN; encoded by the exons ATGGCCACGCCCTTTCCTATTCCCGTCACTGCTGCTCAG GTGGGGACGTACTTTGTGGGACAGTACTACCAGGTTTTACAGAATCAACCGGACTTCGTGCACCAGTTCTACTCCGAAGCCAGTACCATGATTCGTATTGATGGCAACAACCGCGACACTGCCTCTGCTATGCTT CAAATCCATGCACTTGTTATGTCACTCAGCTATACGGGAATTGAAATCAAGACAGCGCATTCCTTGGAATCTTGGAATGGAGGTGTTCTTGTGATGGTTTCAGGCTCAGTGCAAGTTAAGGATTTCAGTGGAAAGAGGAAATTTGTGGAGACATTTTTTCTTGCGCCTCAGGAGAAAGGTTATTTTGTGCTTAATGATATTTTTCACTTCATTGACGATGAACCGGTTCTCCACCATCCTGCAGTCATATTAGCCCAGAGCAATCTTGAGTCCAAATTAAATGCTCCTACTACTATTCCAGATCCAG TATCCAATTATTTGCTTGGCGGAGAAGTCCAGTCAAGAGAATTCATGTCTCCTATTGAGGTAAATGAAAATGGCCCAGTTGACAATTATAGTTACTCTGAGCAACGGTTGCAGCATGTCCCTGAGTCTGAACACATTCTGGAGAACGATGCTGCAGAGTCAAATGGTTTGCTTCAGAATACAGTGAATGCGGTACAAGACCACCTGCTTCCCAATGCTGAGGAACCTATTGGAGAGCCTCAAAAGCACACTTATGCTTCAATT TTGCGGGTAGCTAAAGGACAACCCACACAAGCAGTAGCTTCACAGCCTTCTGCTAACAAAAGCATACCTCTTACCTCGGAGTGGGATCATGCTTCACAGCCCACTACTCAGCAatcaaatttttcatcaaatgcATATGAAAGGTCTGTGGCGGAGGCGGCAGAGGAGGTTCCCATAATGGAAGATGAAG GTGAAATTAGGTCTGTTTATGTGAGAAATTTGCCACCTACTGTGTCTGCTTCTGAAATTGAGGAGGAATTCAAGAATTTTGGTACACTCAGTGATGAGGGCGTCGTCGTTAGAAGTCGCAAG GATGTTGGTGTTTGCTATGCATTTGTTGAATTTGAAGATATGACTGGTGTTCAGAATGCAATCAAG GCGGGTTCTCTTCAGATTGCTGGACGACAAGTATACATTGAAGAGCGGAGACCAAACAGCAACATTCCATCACGGGGAGCAA GAAGGGGCAGAGGCAGGGGCATCTACCAATCAGATGCACCAAGGGGGCGTTTTGGCTCTCGGAGTTATGGTAGGGGAAGTGGCTATGATGTGGGTGATCGAGACTACAACAGACTGAGGGGAAATGGTTTCTATCGGCCAGGTCCCCGGCCAGACAGAGGATTCTCAGGTCAACAAGTATCAAGAAGTGGACACAATCCATCAGAGccttttaattag
- the LOC142623201 gene encoding metalloendoproteinase 2-MMP-like — protein sequence MAYKVISLFSFNLLLLFLLPLYSHATSRNPHDKKLSSVEYLKRLQGSREGDKVKGIHNLKAYLEKFGYLSYNHSKNQTHTNDDDFDELLVSANKTHQLNHHLNATGIMDANTVSTMMKPRCLVADITNGTNWMSSRKKKHHHRQKKHHHRHGSFHTHFPFSDGNLKWTTSDLTYGFLPSTPAEAMNPIANAFQTWASNSHFTFSQTQDYTNANIKVSFERGDHGDGSPFDGPNSPGVDNTVAHAFHPTDGRLHFDADNQWSVGAVPGAMDYETVALHEIGHLLGLGHSSVQGSVMWPAIDTGATAHSLQKDDIDRIKALYNS from the coding sequence ATGGCTTACAAAGTTATTTCACTGTTTTCATtcaatcttcttctcctcttcctCCTTCCTCTCTATTCTCATGCAACTTCACGAAACCCCCATGACAAAAAATTGTCATCCGTTGAGTATCTCAAACGTCTTCAAGGATCTCGCGAGGGAGACAAGGTCAAAGGCATCCATAACCTCAAAGCCTACCTTGAAAAATTTGGTTATTTGAGCTATAACCATTCGAAAAATCAAACTCATAccaatgatgatgattttgatgaACTCTTGGTATCTGCCAATAAAACTCACCAACTAAATCACCATCTCAACGCCACTGGGATTATGGATGCCAATACAGTATCAACAATGATGAAGCCTCGTTGTTTGGTGGCAGATATTACCAATGGTACGAATTGGATGAGCTCACGCAAGAAGAAACATCACCACCGCCAGAAGAAACATCACCACCGCCATGGATCTTTTCATACCCACTTCCCTTTCAGCGATGGTAATCTCAAGTGGACAACGAGCGACCTCACCTATGGATTTCTCCCTAGCACCCCAGCAGAAGCCATGAACCCTATTGCAAATGCATTCCAAACATGGGCTAGCAACTCACACTTCACTTTCTCGCAGACGCAGGACTACACAAATGCGAATATCAAAGTTAGTTTCGAAAGGGGGGATCATGGAGATGGGAGTCCTTTCGATGGACCTAATAGTCCAGGTGTTGATAATACCGTTGCCCATGCTTTTCATCCAACGGATGGGAGACTCCACTTTGATGCAGATAATCAATGGAGTGTTGGAGCAGTTCCAGGTGCAATGGACTATGAGACAGTTGCCTTACATGAAATCGGGCACCTTCTTGGGCTTGGGCATAGCTCAGTTCAAGGGTCCGTCATGTGGCCTGCAATAGATACAGGAGCGACTGCTCATAGTTTGCAAAAGGATGATATTGATCGCATTAAAGCCTTATATAATTCTTAA